A single Lolium perenne isolate Kyuss_39 chromosome 6, Kyuss_2.0, whole genome shotgun sequence DNA region contains:
- the LOC127308129 gene encoding probable sucrose-phosphate synthase 2, with the protein MVGNDNWINSYLDAILDAGKSSIGGDRPSLLLRERGHFSPARYFVEEVITGYDETDLYKTWLRANAMRSPQERNTRLENMTWRIWNLARKKKELEKEEACRLLKRHPETEKTRTDATADMSEDLFDGEKGEDAGDPSVAYGDSTTGSSPKTSSVDKLYIVLISLHGLVRGENMELGRDSDTGGQVKYVVEFAKALSSSPGVYRVDLLTRQIVAPNFDRSYGEPEEMLVSTTFKNSKHERGVNSGGYIIRIPFGPKDKYLAKEHMWPFIQDFVDGALSHILRMSKTIGEEIGCGHPVWPAVIHGHYASAGVAAALLSGALNLPMAFTGHFLGKDKLEGLLKQGRQSREQINMTYKIMRRIEAEELSLDASEIVIASTRQEIEEQWNLYDGFEVILARKLRARVKRGANCYGRYMPRMVIIPPGVEFGHVVHDFDMDGEEENHGPASEDPPIWSQIMRFFTNPRKPMILAVARPYPEKNITSLVKAFGECRPLRELANLTLIMGNREAISKMHNTSASVLTSVLTLIDEYDLYGQVAYPKHHKHSEVPDIYRLATRTKGAFVNVAYFEQFGVTLIEAAMNGLPVIATKNGAPVEINQVLNNGLLVDPHDQNAIADALYKLLSEKQLWSRCRENGLKNIHQFSWPEHCKNHLSRILTLGARSPAIGSKEERSNAPISGRKHIIIISVDSVNKEDLVRIIRNAIEAAHTQNTPASTGFVLSTSLTLSEICSLLVSVGMHPAGFDAFICNSGSSIYYPSYSGNTPSSSKVTHVIDQNHQSHIEYRWGGEGLRKYLVKWATSVVERKGRIERQMIFEDSEHSSTYCLAFEVVNPNHLPPLKELRKLMRIQSLRCNALYNHSATRLSVTPIHASRSQAIRYLFIRWGIELPNIVVLVGESGDSDYEELLGGLHRTIILKGDFNIAANRIHTVRRYPLQDVVALDSSNIIEVEGCTTDVIKSALRQIGVPTQ; encoded by the exons atggtGGGCAACGACAACTGGATCAACAGCTACCTCGACGCCATCCTCGACGCCGGCAAGTCGTCCATCGGCGGCGACCGCCCCTCCCTGCTCCTCCGCGAGCGCGGCCACTTCTCCCCGGCCCGCTACTTCGTCGAGGAGGTCATCACCGGCTACGACGAGACCGACCTCTACAAGACATGGCTCCGC GCGAACGCGATGCGGAGTCCCCAGGAGAGGAACACGCGGCTGGAGAACATGACATGGAGGATCTGGAACCTCgccaggaagaagaaggag TTAGAGAAAGAAGAAGCCTGTCGTTTGTTGAAACGGCATCCAGAAACTGAGAAAACACGAACTGATGCTACGGCCGATATGTCTGAAGATCTCTTTGATGGCGAAAAGGGAGAAGATGCTGGTGATCCATCTGTTGCATATGGTGACAGCACCACAGGGAGCTCACCTAAGACCAGTTCAGTTGACAAGCTATACATAGTATTGATCAG CTTACATGGTCTTGTCCGTGGTGAGAATATGGAGCTAGGCCGAGATTCAGATACTGGTGGCCAG GTCAAATATGTGGTTGAGTTTGCTAAAGCACTGAGTTCATCTCCTGGCGTTTACCGGGTTGATTTGCTCACAAGACAAATTGTAGCACCAAATTTCGATCGTAGTTATGGTGAACCGGAAGAAATGCTGGTTTCGACAACCTTTAAAAATTCCAAGCATGAAAGGGGAGTGAACAGTGGTGGATACATCATTCGGATACCATTTGGTCCAAAAGACAAGTACTTAGCTAAAGAACATATGTGGCCTTTCATTCAAGATTTTGTTGATGGTGCACTCAGCCATATTTTGCGGATGTCAAAAACCATTGGTGAAGAAATTGGCTGTGGGCATCCAGTATGGCCAGCTGTGATTCATGGGCATTATGCCAGTGCTGGAGTAGCTGCTGCCCTGTTATCAGGAGCACTTAACCTGCCTATGGCATTCACGGGACATTTTCTCGGGAAAGATAAATTGGAAGGGCTTCTCAAACAAGGGCGACAATCAAGGGAGCAGATAAATATGACATACAAAATAATGCGCCGAATTGAGGCGGAGGAATTATCTCTTGATGCATCTGAAATTGTTATTGCTAGTACTAGGCAAGAGATTGAAGAGCAGTGGAACTTATATGATGGTTTTGAGGTCATACTTGCAAGGAAGCTTCGAGCAAGAGTCAAGCGTGGTGCTAACTGCTATGGCCGTTATATGCCTCGTATGGTT ATAATTCCTCCTGGTGTTGAGTTTGGCCATGTCGTTCATGATTTTGATATGGACGGTGAAGAAGAAAACCATGGCCCAGCATCAGAGGATCCACCTATCTGGTCGCAG ATAATGCGCTTCTTTACGAATCCTAGGAAGCCTATGATTCTGGCTGTTGCCCGTCCATATCCGGAAAAGAATATCACATCACTTGTAAAAGCATTTGGTGAATGTCGCCCACTAAGAGAGCTTGCGAATCTT ACACTAATCATGGGTAACCGTGAGGCTATTTCAAAGATGCATAACACGAGTGCTTCTGTCTTGACATCAGTGCTCACACTAATTGATGAATACGATTTGTATGGTCAAGTGGCATACCCCAAGCACCATAAACACTCTGAAGTCCCTGACATTTATCGTTTGGCCACAAGAACAAAG GGTGCTTTTGTAAATGTGGCTTATTTTGAACAATTTGGTGTTACCTTGATAGAG GCTGCTATGAATGGTTTGCCTGTTATTGCTACAAAAAATGGAGCTCCTGTTGAAATTAATCAG GTGCTCAACAATGGTCTCCTTGTCGATCCACATGATCAGAATGCCATTGCAGATGCACTGTATAAACTTCTTTCTGAGAAGCAACTCTGGTCAAGATGCAGAGAAAATGGGCTAAAAAATATCCACCAATTTTCATGGCCTGAACATTGCAAGAATCACTTGTCAAGGATATTGACTCTTGGTGCAAGATCTCCTGCTATAGGTAGCAAAGAGGAAAGGAGCAATGCACCTATATCAGGAAGGAAGCATATAATTATTATTTCTGTAGACTCTGTTAACAAGGAAGATCTAGTACGGATAATCAGAAATGCTATTGAGGCTGCACATACACAGAACACGCCGGCTTCAACTGGTTTCGTGCTGTCAACTTCACTTACATTATCAGAGATTTGCTCACTGCTAGTATCTGTAGGCATGCATCCTGCTGGCTTTGACGCATTCATCTGCAATAGTGGGAGTAGCATTTATTATCCTTCATATTCTGGTAATACGCCAAGCAGTTCAAAGGTTACACATGTAATAGATCAAAATCACCAATCACATATTGAGTATCGTTGGGGAGGAGAAGGTCTAAGAAAGTATCTAGTGAAATGGGCTACTTCAGTGGTAGAAAGAAAGGGAAGAATTGAAAGGCAAATGATATTTGAAGATTCTGAACATTCTTCTACCTATTGTCTTGCATTTGAAGTGGTCAATCCAAATCAT CTACCTCCCCTAAAGGAGTTGAGGAAGTTGATGAGAATCCAGTCACTCCGTTGTAATGCGCTTTACAACCACAGTGCTACCAGGCTGTCTGTAACTCCTATTCATGCGTCTCGCTCTCAGGCAATAAG GTACTTGTTTATACGCTGGGGAATAGAGTTGCCGAATATTGTAGTCCTTGTTGGTGAAAGTGGTGACTCAGATTACGAAGAACTGCTAGGGGGTCTCCACAGGACCATAATCCTGAAGGGCGACTTCAATATTGCGGCAAACAGAATCCACACGGTCAGGAGATACCCCCTACAGGATGTTGTGGCACTGGACAGCTCAAATATCATTGAAGTCGAGGGTTGCACTACAGATGTCATTAAGTCTGCTCTGCGGCAGATTGGGGTGCCGACACAATAA